In one window of Helianthus annuus cultivar XRQ/B chromosome 17, HanXRQr2.0-SUNRISE, whole genome shotgun sequence DNA:
- the LOC110923321 gene encoding hydroquinone glucosyltransferase has product MEKPPHIAIVPSPGMGHLIPLVEFAKKLTAQHNLSATFIIPNEGPLSHSQSEFLDSLPNAINYTLLPPVNFDDLPQDAKIETRISLMVTRSVTALHATISSMMADKNVVALFVDLFGTDAFDVAVGLGVPRYLFFPAAAMTLSLCLHLPKLDQMVSCEYRDVPDPIQIPGCIPVYGKDLLDPLQDRSNDAYKWVLHNVKRYFMADGIVVNSFKGLESGAIEALQQVEPDKPPVYPVGPLIQSWSVQSNKGVNESSCLKWLDDQPSGSVLYICFGSGGSLSSEQFTELAMGLEMSEQRFIWVVRKPNDKVADATYLNSHGDEGTFDFLPKTFLERTKNRGLVVLNWAPQAQILSYSSTGGFLTHCGWNSILETIVLGVPMIAWPLYAEQKMNALMLTEGLKVAMRAKLNESGIVDRSEIVRVIKALSKGDEGKAIRVRIKELKEAALSALRKDGCSTKTLDQLVSKLINKI; this is encoded by the coding sequence ATGGAGAAACCACCACATATCGCCATTGTACCCAGCCCAGGGATGGGCCACCTCATCCCATTGGTTGAATTCGCCAAAAAACTGACAGCCCAACACAATCTTTCTGCAACTTTCATCATCCCAAACGAAGGCCCATTATCCCATTCACAGAGTGAGTTTCTTGATTCACTACCAAATGCCATCAACTACACCCTCCTCCCACCTGTAAACTTTGATGATTTGCCTCAAGATGCCAAGATTGAGACCCGAATAAGTCTCATGGTAACCCGATCCGTTACTGCTCTTCATGCAACCATTAGTTCCATGATGGCAGACAAAAACGTTGTTGCTTTGTTTGTTGATCTGTTTGGAACAGATGCTTTCGATGTCGCTGTTGGATTAGGTGTTCCACGTTATCTTTTCTTTCCAGCAGCCGCCATGACTTTGTCTCTGTGTCTTCATCTTCCAAAGCTTGATCAAATGGTGTCATGCGAGTATAGGGACGTGCCTGACCCGATTCAGATACCAGGTTGTATACCGGTTTATGGTAAGGATCTGCTTGACCCGCTTCAGGACCGAAGTAATGATGCATACAAATGGGTTTTGCATAATGTAAAGAGGTATTTCATGGCTGATGGCATAGTGGTAAATAGCTTCAAGGGGTTAGAGAGTGGAGCAATTGAAGCTTTACAACAGGTGGAACCCGATAAGCCGCCAGTTTACCCGGTTGGACCATTGATACAGTCATGGTCAGTTCAGTCTAATAAGGGTGTGAACGAGTCGAGTTGTTTAAAATGGTTAGATGATCAGCCATCTGGGTCTGTCTTGTACATATGTTTTGGGAGTGGTGGGTCCCTTTCTTCTGAGCAATTCACTGAGTTAGCCATGGGTTTGGAGATGAGTGAGCAAAGATTCATATGGGTGGTTCGAAAGCCAAATGATAAAGTAGCGGATGCTACATACCTAAATAGCCATGGCGACGAGGGCACTTTTGACTTTTTACCAAAAACCTTTTTAGAAAGAACCAAAAACCGTGGGTTGGTGGTGCTTAACTGGGCACCTCAAGCCCAGATATTGAGTTATAGCTCAACAGGAGGGTTTTTGACTCATTGTGGTTGGAACTCGATTCTTGAAACTATAGTTCTAGGGGTCCCGATGATTGCTTGGCCACTTTATGCAGAACAAAAGATGAATGCATTAATGTTGACTGAGGGTTTGAAAGTTGCTATGAGGGCTAAGTTGAATGAAAGTGGCATTGTGGATCGTTCAGAGATTGTTCGGGTTATCAAGGCTTTATCAAAAGGTGACGAAGGGAAAGCAATCCGAGTTCGAATTAAAGAGCTTAAAGAAGCAGCTCTAAGCGCACTTAGAAAAGACGGGTGTTCGACAAAAACACTAGATCAACTAGTTTCCAAGTTAATAAACAAAATTTAG